The Phycisphaeraceae bacterium genome segment CGTCATCTCGTGACTGGTGAAGGCGTTGTAGTTGGCGCCGATGTTGTCGAAATGCTGATTGACCTCGTCCGCCGTCCGACGGGCGGTGCCCTTGAACATCATGTGCTCGAGGAAGTGGCTGACGCCCATGAGCGAGGCGTCCTCGTCGCGGGCGCCGGTCTTGACGTAGAACCCCGCGGCGGCGGTGTGCGCGGCGGGGTCCACCTCGGCGATGATCGTCAGCCCGTTGGGCAGCACGGCGTGTCGGAAACTGAGCGGCATGGTGGCGGAGTGTAGGAACGCGCGGTCGATGGGCGAGCCGGTCGTCTGGCTCCGATCGGCCTGCCCCAATACCATCGACCCATGATCGACCTGAAGGATCTGCGATCCAACCCGCAGAGGTACATCGACGGCGCCCGCGACAAGGGCATTCCGGTGGACATCCACCGGCTGCTCCAACTGGATGAGCGGCTTCGCACCCTGCAGGTGGAGGCCGACAATCGCCGCGCCGAGCAGAAGAGGATCGGCAAGGAGCTCGGTCCGCAGATCGGGCGGCTCAAGGGCCAGTTGAAGGCCGCCCAGGGCGCGGAGCGCGACGCCATCGAGGCGCGGATCCGTGAGATCGAGCGCCGGCCCGTCGAGCTCAAGACCGAGATTCAGGCGTTCGAGGATCAGGCCGCCGCGCTGCGCCCCGAGATGGAGTCGATCCTGCTGCAGGTGCCCCTGCCGCCCGACCCGGATGTGCCCCGTGGCGCCTCATCGGAGGACAATGTTCAGATCCGTACGTGGAACCCGGCATGGTTCAACCCGGCGAGGTCGTTTGAACAGAACAAGGGCTTCGCGCCGAAGACGCACATCGAGCTCATCCACGCGCTGGGGCTGGTGAACTTCGAGCGCGCGGTCAAGATGGCCGGAGCGCGTCACTACGTGCTCACCGGCGACGGAATGCGCCTGCATCAGGCGGTGCTTCGCTTCGCCTTTGATTTCATCACCGAGAAGCAGGGGTTCACGCCCATGTCGGTGCCGGTCATCGTGCGCGAGGAGTGCATGGTGGGCACCGGGTTCTTCCCGGCGGGACGTGAACAGGCATATCACATCGAGGAATCAAAACGCGGCTCCGGGCAGGATGTGTTCCTCACCGGCACCGGCGAAGTCGGCCTGATGGGCTATCACGCGGATGAGATCCTTGATGGGAGCCAACTGCCGCTGAAATACGCCACTGTCTCAACCTGCTTCCGCCGCGAGGCGGGGGCGGCGGGCAAGGACACCGCCGGGCTGTACCGCATCCACCAGTTCGACAAGGTGGAGCAGGTGGTCATCTGCAAGGCCGACCAGGCCGAATCGCGCCGCTGGCACCAGACCATGATCGGCATCGTGGAGCAACTGCTCCAGCAACTGGAGATTCCCTACCGCCTGCTGCAGTGCTGCACCGGCGACCTCGG includes the following:
- the serS gene encoding serine--tRNA ligase, whose translation is MIDLKDLRSNPQRYIDGARDKGIPVDIHRLLQLDERLRTLQVEADNRRAEQKRIGKELGPQIGRLKGQLKAAQGAERDAIEARIREIERRPVELKTEIQAFEDQAAALRPEMESILLQVPLPPDPDVPRGASSEDNVQIRTWNPAWFNPARSFEQNKGFAPKTHIELIHALGLVNFERAVKMAGARHYVLTGDGMRLHQAVLRFAFDFITEKQGFTPMSVPVIVREECMVGTGFFPAGREQAYHIEESKRGSGQDVFLTGTGEVGLMGYHADEILDGSQLPLKYATVSTCFRREAGAAGKDTAGLYRIHQFDKVEQVVICKADQAESRRWHQTMIGIVEQLLQQLEIPYRLLQCCTGDLGPKNADMIDIESWMPGRGPEGKDGRPTGAYGETHSASRLYDFQCRRLKLRYKDERGENVFCHSLNNTVLASPRILIPILELYQNADGSVTVPRALVPYMHGRERIG